Within bacterium, the genomic segment AGCACAACTGCAAGTGGGAACTCCTCAACCGCAATGGGGGATAACACAACTGCAAGTGGACAATACTCAACCGCAATGGGTCGATTGGTAACTGCACAAGCTTATTGTTCTATTGTCCTTGGCGAAGGGTTAGATTACAATAATCGATTGATCAACAACACTCCCGACTCCCTGATAGTTGGATTTAATAGTAATACTACCTTGTTTGTGGATTCTGATCAGGTGGGTATTATGACAAGCAGCCCTGCAACTGGATTTGAACTGGATGTTAATGGAGATATACGATGTGTAAGTTTGACCCAGACGAGTTCTTTAAGGTTCAAGGAGGATATAAGGGAGATCGATAAGCCCTTAGAACGGGTGATGAGTCTTAGGGGTGTATACTTCAACTGGAAGGATTCAAATAAGCAGGATATAGGTTTGATTGCCGAAGAGGTGGGAAGGGTCATCCCTGAGGTGGTAACCTATGAAGAGAATGGGGTAGATGCAATTGGACTTGACTATGCAAGATTAGTGGCTTTACTGATTGAGGCGGTGAAGGAGCAACAGAAGAGGATCGAGTTTCTGGAAGGAGAGATGGCAAAGCTTATAAGGAGGTAGGTTGATCTTGAAGAAGACTAAATACATTATCTTATCCTTTACGTTGGCCATCTCCTTACTATGGAGGAGTTCTCCTTCTTTCTCTCAGAACTATACCCTTTCCTGGTATAGTTTTGCTCAAGGAGGAGGAGTGATGAGCTCAAGTAATTATGGCCAGAGAGGGGTTATGGGGTATGGGTCAACCGGAAACTCTGCAAGCCAAAATTATGGCCTGGGCTCAGAATTTCTCCAGGTGATGTTATGGGAAGTGGATATCTACCTGGGGGATGAATTGAAGGTCTATAACTTCCCTAATCCTTTCAACTCCTTGAAAGAGAGGACAAGGATCAAATACTTCCTTCCTGGCAGTG encodes:
- a CDS encoding FlgD immunoglobulin-like domain containing protein encodes the protein MKKTKYIILSFTLAISLLWRSSPSFSQNYTLSWYSFAQGGGVMSSSNYGQRGVMGYGSTGNSASQNYGLGSEFLQVMLWEVDIYLGDELKVYNFPNPFNSLKERTRIKYFLPGSGEEEVFLRIYTVSGEVVREIEEGKKEKGHFYFVDWDGKNGDGERVASGVYILLLKAGSRSTLFKMAVIK